Proteins encoded in a region of the Triticum dicoccoides isolate Atlit2015 ecotype Zavitan chromosome 3A, WEW_v2.0, whole genome shotgun sequence genome:
- the LOC119269405 gene encoding ubiquitin-conjugating enzyme E2-17 kDa-like isoform X1 has translation MASVLVHARRHNRRDVDQIMNMSSKFEVHANTNVKPLEQPKKNMGKTIILVGKTWNFSDKSVLTKKELIMASKRILKELKDLQKDPPTSCSAGPSGEDMFHWQATIMGPPDSPYAGGVFLVNIHFPPDYPFKPPKVSFKTKVFHPNINSNGSICLDILKEQWSPALTISKVLLSICSLLTDPNPDDPLVPEIAHMYKTDRSKYETTARSWTQKYAMG, from the exons ATGGCATCGGTGCTCGTCCACGCGCGTCGACACAACAGACGTGATGTGGACCAGATCATGAACATGTCATCAAAGTTTGAGGTTCATGCTAACACAAATGTTAAACCATTAGAGCAGCCAAAGAAGAACATGGGCAAAACCATTATCTTAGTGGGGAA aacatGGAATTTCAGCGACAAGTCAGTTCTGACGAAGAAA GAGCTTATCATGGCTTCAAAACGTATCCTGAAGGAACTCAAGGACTTGCAGAAAGATCCTCCGACATCATGCAGTGCAG GTCCTTCTGGCGAGGATATGTTCCATTGGCAGGCAACCATTATGGGTCCTCCTGATAGTCCCTATGCTGGAGGTGTTTTCTTAGTGAATATCCATTTCCCCCCGGACTACCCCTTCAAGCCTCCGAAG GTATCGTTCAAGACAAAGGTCTTCCATCCGAACATCAATAGCAATGGAAGCATATGCCTCGACATTCTGAAGGAGCAATGGAGTCCTGCTTTGACAATCTCTAAG GTTCTGCTTTCAATCTGCTCACTGCTTACCGACCCTAACCCGGACGACCCTCTCGTCCCTGAGATTGCCCACATGTACAAGACGGATCGGTCCAAGTACGAGACGACAGCCCGCAGCTGGACGCAGAAGTATGCCATGGGATGA
- the LOC119269405 gene encoding ubiquitin-conjugating enzyme E2-17 kDa-like isoform X2 produces MASKRILKELKDLQKDPPTSCSAGPSGEDMFHWQATIMGPPDSPYAGGVFLVNIHFPPDYPFKPPKVSFKTKVFHPNINSNGSICLDILKEQWSPALTISKVLLSICSLLTDPNPDDPLVPEIAHMYKTDRSKYETTARSWTQKYAMG; encoded by the exons ATGGCTTCAAAACGTATCCTGAAGGAACTCAAGGACTTGCAGAAAGATCCTCCGACATCATGCAGTGCAG GTCCTTCTGGCGAGGATATGTTCCATTGGCAGGCAACCATTATGGGTCCTCCTGATAGTCCCTATGCTGGAGGTGTTTTCTTAGTGAATATCCATTTCCCCCCGGACTACCCCTTCAAGCCTCCGAAG GTATCGTTCAAGACAAAGGTCTTCCATCCGAACATCAATAGCAATGGAAGCATATGCCTCGACATTCTGAAGGAGCAATGGAGTCCTGCTTTGACAATCTCTAAG GTTCTGCTTTCAATCTGCTCACTGCTTACCGACCCTAACCCGGACGACCCTCTCGTCCCTGAGATTGCCCACATGTACAAGACGGATCGGTCCAAGTACGAGACGACAGCCCGCAGCTGGACGCAGAAGTATGCCATGGGATGA